From a region of the Hippopotamus amphibius kiboko isolate mHipAmp2 chromosome 3, mHipAmp2.hap2, whole genome shotgun sequence genome:
- the TMEM63A gene encoding CSC1-like protein 1 isoform X5, with product MLPLADCNLPPAASMCVLASDDQILEWCGEDAIHYLSFQRHIIFLLVVVSFLSLCVILPVNLSGDLLDKDPYSFGRTTIANLQTEWCHLPPRPSNNLLWLHTVFAVLYLILTVGFMRHHTQSIKYKEENLVRRTLFITGLPREARKETVESHFRDAYPTCEVVEVQLCYNVAKLIYLCKERKKTEKSLSYYTNLQVKTGQRTLINPKPCGQFCCCEVQGCEWEDAVSYYTRMKDQLMERIAEEQCRVQDQPLGMAFITFQEKSMATYILKDFNACKCQGLQCKGEPQPSSHSRELCISKWTVTFAAYPEDICWKNLSIQGLRWWFQWLGINFTLSLGLFFLTTPSIILSTMDKFNVTRPIHALNDPIISQFFPTLLLWSFSALLPTIVYYSTLLESHWTKSGENRIMMTKVYIFLIFMVLILPSLGLTSLDFFFRWLFDKTFSEASVRLECVFLPDQGAFFVNYVIASAFIGSGMELLRLPGLILYTFRMVVAKTAADRKNVKQNQAFEYEFGAMYAWMLCVFTVIMAYSITCPIIVPFGLIYILLKHMVDRHNLYFAYLPAKLEKRIHFAAVNQALAAPILCLFWLYFFSFLRLGLKAPLTLFTFLVLLLTILVCLAYTCFGCFRHLSPLSYKTEESANDEGSEARAHAPPPFTPYVPRILNSLSSEKTALSPQQQQTYGTIHNISGTVPGECLEQSPADSVVATYQEA from the exons ATGCTGCCCCTGGCTGACTGCAATCTTCCGCCTGCA GCTTCCATGTGTGTCTTGGCCAGTGATGACCAGATCCTGGAGTGGTGTGGGGAGGACGCCATCCACTACCTGTCCTTCCAGAGACACATCATCTTCCTGCTGGTGGTGGTCAGCTTCTTGTCGCTGTGCGTCATCCTGCCCGTCAACCTCTCGGGGGACTTGCTGG ACAAAGACCCTTACAGCTTTGGGAGGACGACAATCGCAAACCTACAGACTGA GTGGTGTCAtcttcccccccgccccagcaacAACCTCCTTTGGCTGCACACCGTCTTCGCTGTCCTTTACCTCATCCTCACCGTGGGCTTCATGCGGCACCACACCCAGTCCATCAAGTACAAAGAGGAGAACCTG GTGAGGCGGACCCTGTTCATCACAGGACTCCCCAGAGAAGCCAGGAAGGAGACTGTGGAGAGCCACTTCCG GGACGCATATCCCACGTGTGAAGTGGTGGAGGTCCAGCTGTGCTACAACGTGGCCAAGCTGATTTACCTGTGCAAGGAGAG aaaaaagactgagaagaGCCTGAGCTATTACACAAACCTGCAGGTGAAGACAGGCCAGCGGACCCTCATCAACCCCAAGCCCTGCGGCCAGTTCTGCTGCTGTGAAGTGCAGGGGTGTGAGTGG GAAGATGCTGTCTCCTACTACACGCGCATGAAGGACCAGCTGATGGAGAGAATTGCAGAGGAGCAATGCAGGGTCCAGGACCAGCCCCTGGGAATGGCCTTCATCACCTTCCAGGAGAAGTCCATGGCCACCTA CATCCTGAAGGACTTCAATGCCTGCAAGTGTCAGGGCCTTCAGTGCAAAGGTGAGCCGCAGCCATCCTCCCACAGCAGAGAGCTCTGCATCTCCAAGTGGACGGTCACCTTCGCCGCTTACCCGGAGGACATCTGCTG GAAGAACCTCTCTATCCAGGGCCTCCGCTGGTGGTTCCAATGGCTGGGCATCAACTTCACTCTCTCCTTGGGGCTGTTTTTCCTGACCACACCCTCCATCATCCTGTCCACCATGGACAAGTTCAATGTCACCAGACCCATCCACGCGCTGAAT GACCCCATCATCAGCCAGTTCTTCCCAACCCTCCTCCTGTGGTCCTTCTCGGCCCTGCTCCCCACCATCGTTTACTACTCTACGCTGCTGGAGTCTCACTGGACCAA GTCAGGAGAAAACCGGATCATGATGACCAAGGTCTACATATTCTTGATCTTCATGGTGCTGATTctgccctccctgggcctcaccaG tttggaTTTTTTCTTCCGGTGGCTCTTTGATAAAACTTTCTCAGAGGCCTCTGTCAGGTTGGA GTGCGTCTTCCTGCCCGACCAGGGTGCCTTCTTTGTGAACTATGTCATCGCTTCGGCCTTCATTGGCAGCGGCATGGAGCTGCTGCGGCTGCCCGGCCTCATCCTCTACACCTTCCGCATGGTCGTGGCCAAGACCGCGGCCGACCGCAAGAACGTCAAGCAG AACCAGGCCTTCGAGTACGAGTTTGGAGCCATGTATGCGTGGATGCTGTGTGTCTTCACCGTCATCATGGCCTACAGCATCACCTGCCCCATCATTGTGCCGTTCG GCCTCATCTACATCCTGCTCAAGCACATGGTCGACCGGCACAACCTCTACTTCGCCTACCTCCCAGCCAAGCTGGAGAAGAGGATCCACTTCGCGGCTGTGAACCAGGCCTTGGCCGCTCCCATCCTGTGCCTCTTCTGGCTCTACTTCTTCTCCTTCCTGCGCCTGG GTCTGAAGGCTCCCCTCACGCTGTTCACCTTCCTGGTGCTGCTGCTCACTATCCTGGTCTGCCTGGCCTACACCTGCTTTGGATGCTTCAGGCACCTCAGCCCTCTGAGCTACAAG ACAGAAGAATCGGCAAATGACGAGGGAAGTGAGGCAAGGGCCCACGCGCCTCCACCGTTCACA CCCTACGTGCCCCGGATTCTGAACAGCTTGTCCTCGGAGAAAACAGCCCTGTCCCCGCAGCAGCAGCAGACCTACGGCACCATCCACAACATCAGTGGGACTGTCCCGGGGGAATGCCTGGAGCAGAGCCCTGCAGACAGCGTGGTGGCCACCTACCAGGAGGCCTGA
- the TMEM63A gene encoding CSC1-like protein 1 isoform X2 encodes MTDSPFLELRQARTVAVRERLAIGDQTNDSYCYNSAKNSTVLQGVTFGGIPTVLFMDVSCFLFLILVFSIIRRRFWDYGRIALVSEADSGSRFRRLSSSSSGQQDFESELGCCPWLTAIFRLHDDQILEWCGEDAIHYLSFQRHIIFLLVVVSFLSLCVILPVNLSGDLLDKDPYSFGRTTIANLQTDNNLLWLHTVFAVLYLILTVGFMRHHTQSIKYKEENLVRRTLFITGLPREARKETVESHFRDAYPTCEVVEVQLCYNVAKLIYLCKERKKTEKSLSYYTNLQVKTGQRTLINPKPCGQFCCCEVQGCEWEDAVSYYTRMKDQLMERIAEEQCRVQDQPLGMAFITFQEKSMATYILKDFNACKCQGLQCKGEPQPSSHSRELCISKWTVTFAAYPEDICWKNLSIQGLRWWFQWLGINFTLSLGLFFLTTPSIILSTMDKFNVTRPIHALNDPIISQFFPTLLLWSFSALLPTIVYYSTLLESHWTKSGENRIMMTKVYIFLIFMVLILPSLGLTSLDFFFRWLFDKTFSEASVRLECVFLPDQGAFFVNYVIASAFIGSGMELLRLPGLILYTFRMVVAKTAADRKNVKQNQAFEYEFGAMYAWMLCVFTVIMAYSITCPIIVPFGLIYILLKHMVDRHNLYFAYLPAKLEKRIHFAAVNQALAAPILCLFWLYFFSFLRLGLKAPLTLFTFLVLLLTILVCLAYTCFGCFRHLSPLSYKTEESANDEGSEARAHAPPPFTPYVPRILNSLSSEKTALSPQQQQTYGTIHNISGTVPGECLEQSPADSVVATYQEA; translated from the exons tttttaatattggTATTTTCCATCATAAGAAGAAGATTCTGGGATTATGGCCGCATTGCCCTGGTGTCAGAAGCAGACAG TGGGTCCAGATTCCGGAGACTGTCGTCATCCTCCTCAGGGCAGCAGGACTTTGAAAGCGAGCTG GGATGCTGCCCCTGGCTGACTGCAATCTTCCGCCTGCA TGATGACCAGATCCTGGAGTGGTGTGGGGAGGACGCCATCCACTACCTGTCCTTCCAGAGACACATCATCTTCCTGCTGGTGGTGGTCAGCTTCTTGTCGCTGTGCGTCATCCTGCCCGTCAACCTCTCGGGGGACTTGCTGG ACAAAGACCCTTACAGCTTTGGGAGGACGACAATCGCAAACCTACAGACTGA caacAACCTCCTTTGGCTGCACACCGTCTTCGCTGTCCTTTACCTCATCCTCACCGTGGGCTTCATGCGGCACCACACCCAGTCCATCAAGTACAAAGAGGAGAACCTG GTGAGGCGGACCCTGTTCATCACAGGACTCCCCAGAGAAGCCAGGAAGGAGACTGTGGAGAGCCACTTCCG GGACGCATATCCCACGTGTGAAGTGGTGGAGGTCCAGCTGTGCTACAACGTGGCCAAGCTGATTTACCTGTGCAAGGAGAG aaaaaagactgagaagaGCCTGAGCTATTACACAAACCTGCAGGTGAAGACAGGCCAGCGGACCCTCATCAACCCCAAGCCCTGCGGCCAGTTCTGCTGCTGTGAAGTGCAGGGGTGTGAGTGG GAAGATGCTGTCTCCTACTACACGCGCATGAAGGACCAGCTGATGGAGAGAATTGCAGAGGAGCAATGCAGGGTCCAGGACCAGCCCCTGGGAATGGCCTTCATCACCTTCCAGGAGAAGTCCATGGCCACCTA CATCCTGAAGGACTTCAATGCCTGCAAGTGTCAGGGCCTTCAGTGCAAAGGTGAGCCGCAGCCATCCTCCCACAGCAGAGAGCTCTGCATCTCCAAGTGGACGGTCACCTTCGCCGCTTACCCGGAGGACATCTGCTG GAAGAACCTCTCTATCCAGGGCCTCCGCTGGTGGTTCCAATGGCTGGGCATCAACTTCACTCTCTCCTTGGGGCTGTTTTTCCTGACCACACCCTCCATCATCCTGTCCACCATGGACAAGTTCAATGTCACCAGACCCATCCACGCGCTGAAT GACCCCATCATCAGCCAGTTCTTCCCAACCCTCCTCCTGTGGTCCTTCTCGGCCCTGCTCCCCACCATCGTTTACTACTCTACGCTGCTGGAGTCTCACTGGACCAA GTCAGGAGAAAACCGGATCATGATGACCAAGGTCTACATATTCTTGATCTTCATGGTGCTGATTctgccctccctgggcctcaccaG tttggaTTTTTTCTTCCGGTGGCTCTTTGATAAAACTTTCTCAGAGGCCTCTGTCAGGTTGGA GTGCGTCTTCCTGCCCGACCAGGGTGCCTTCTTTGTGAACTATGTCATCGCTTCGGCCTTCATTGGCAGCGGCATGGAGCTGCTGCGGCTGCCCGGCCTCATCCTCTACACCTTCCGCATGGTCGTGGCCAAGACCGCGGCCGACCGCAAGAACGTCAAGCAG AACCAGGCCTTCGAGTACGAGTTTGGAGCCATGTATGCGTGGATGCTGTGTGTCTTCACCGTCATCATGGCCTACAGCATCACCTGCCCCATCATTGTGCCGTTCG GCCTCATCTACATCCTGCTCAAGCACATGGTCGACCGGCACAACCTCTACTTCGCCTACCTCCCAGCCAAGCTGGAGAAGAGGATCCACTTCGCGGCTGTGAACCAGGCCTTGGCCGCTCCCATCCTGTGCCTCTTCTGGCTCTACTTCTTCTCCTTCCTGCGCCTGG GTCTGAAGGCTCCCCTCACGCTGTTCACCTTCCTGGTGCTGCTGCTCACTATCCTGGTCTGCCTGGCCTACACCTGCTTTGGATGCTTCAGGCACCTCAGCCCTCTGAGCTACAAG ACAGAAGAATCGGCAAATGACGAGGGAAGTGAGGCAAGGGCCCACGCGCCTCCACCGTTCACA CCCTACGTGCCCCGGATTCTGAACAGCTTGTCCTCGGAGAAAACAGCCCTGTCCCCGCAGCAGCAGCAGACCTACGGCACCATCCACAACATCAGTGGGACTGTCCCGGGGGAATGCCTGGAGCAGAGCCCTGCAGACAGCGTGGTGGCCACCTACCAGGAGGCCTGA
- the TMEM63A gene encoding CSC1-like protein 1 isoform X1, whose product MTDSPFLELRQARTVAVRERLAIGDQTNDSYCYNSAKNSTVLQGVTFGGIPTVLFMDVSCFLFLILVFSIIRRRFWDYGRIALVSEADSGSRFRRLSSSSSGQQDFESELGCCPWLTAIFRLHDDQILEWCGEDAIHYLSFQRHIIFLLVVVSFLSLCVILPVNLSGDLLDKDPYSFGRTTIANLQTEWCHLPPRPSNNLLWLHTVFAVLYLILTVGFMRHHTQSIKYKEENLVRRTLFITGLPREARKETVESHFRDAYPTCEVVEVQLCYNVAKLIYLCKERKKTEKSLSYYTNLQVKTGQRTLINPKPCGQFCCCEVQGCEWEDAVSYYTRMKDQLMERIAEEQCRVQDQPLGMAFITFQEKSMATYILKDFNACKCQGLQCKGEPQPSSHSRELCISKWTVTFAAYPEDICWKNLSIQGLRWWFQWLGINFTLSLGLFFLTTPSIILSTMDKFNVTRPIHALNDPIISQFFPTLLLWSFSALLPTIVYYSTLLESHWTKSGENRIMMTKVYIFLIFMVLILPSLGLTSLDFFFRWLFDKTFSEASVRLECVFLPDQGAFFVNYVIASAFIGSGMELLRLPGLILYTFRMVVAKTAADRKNVKQNQAFEYEFGAMYAWMLCVFTVIMAYSITCPIIVPFGLIYILLKHMVDRHNLYFAYLPAKLEKRIHFAAVNQALAAPILCLFWLYFFSFLRLGLKAPLTLFTFLVLLLTILVCLAYTCFGCFRHLSPLSYKTEESANDEGSEARAHAPPPFTPYVPRILNSLSSEKTALSPQQQQTYGTIHNISGTVPGECLEQSPADSVVATYQEA is encoded by the exons tttttaatattggTATTTTCCATCATAAGAAGAAGATTCTGGGATTATGGCCGCATTGCCCTGGTGTCAGAAGCAGACAG TGGGTCCAGATTCCGGAGACTGTCGTCATCCTCCTCAGGGCAGCAGGACTTTGAAAGCGAGCTG GGATGCTGCCCCTGGCTGACTGCAATCTTCCGCCTGCA TGATGACCAGATCCTGGAGTGGTGTGGGGAGGACGCCATCCACTACCTGTCCTTCCAGAGACACATCATCTTCCTGCTGGTGGTGGTCAGCTTCTTGTCGCTGTGCGTCATCCTGCCCGTCAACCTCTCGGGGGACTTGCTGG ACAAAGACCCTTACAGCTTTGGGAGGACGACAATCGCAAACCTACAGACTGA GTGGTGTCAtcttcccccccgccccagcaacAACCTCCTTTGGCTGCACACCGTCTTCGCTGTCCTTTACCTCATCCTCACCGTGGGCTTCATGCGGCACCACACCCAGTCCATCAAGTACAAAGAGGAGAACCTG GTGAGGCGGACCCTGTTCATCACAGGACTCCCCAGAGAAGCCAGGAAGGAGACTGTGGAGAGCCACTTCCG GGACGCATATCCCACGTGTGAAGTGGTGGAGGTCCAGCTGTGCTACAACGTGGCCAAGCTGATTTACCTGTGCAAGGAGAG aaaaaagactgagaagaGCCTGAGCTATTACACAAACCTGCAGGTGAAGACAGGCCAGCGGACCCTCATCAACCCCAAGCCCTGCGGCCAGTTCTGCTGCTGTGAAGTGCAGGGGTGTGAGTGG GAAGATGCTGTCTCCTACTACACGCGCATGAAGGACCAGCTGATGGAGAGAATTGCAGAGGAGCAATGCAGGGTCCAGGACCAGCCCCTGGGAATGGCCTTCATCACCTTCCAGGAGAAGTCCATGGCCACCTA CATCCTGAAGGACTTCAATGCCTGCAAGTGTCAGGGCCTTCAGTGCAAAGGTGAGCCGCAGCCATCCTCCCACAGCAGAGAGCTCTGCATCTCCAAGTGGACGGTCACCTTCGCCGCTTACCCGGAGGACATCTGCTG GAAGAACCTCTCTATCCAGGGCCTCCGCTGGTGGTTCCAATGGCTGGGCATCAACTTCACTCTCTCCTTGGGGCTGTTTTTCCTGACCACACCCTCCATCATCCTGTCCACCATGGACAAGTTCAATGTCACCAGACCCATCCACGCGCTGAAT GACCCCATCATCAGCCAGTTCTTCCCAACCCTCCTCCTGTGGTCCTTCTCGGCCCTGCTCCCCACCATCGTTTACTACTCTACGCTGCTGGAGTCTCACTGGACCAA GTCAGGAGAAAACCGGATCATGATGACCAAGGTCTACATATTCTTGATCTTCATGGTGCTGATTctgccctccctgggcctcaccaG tttggaTTTTTTCTTCCGGTGGCTCTTTGATAAAACTTTCTCAGAGGCCTCTGTCAGGTTGGA GTGCGTCTTCCTGCCCGACCAGGGTGCCTTCTTTGTGAACTATGTCATCGCTTCGGCCTTCATTGGCAGCGGCATGGAGCTGCTGCGGCTGCCCGGCCTCATCCTCTACACCTTCCGCATGGTCGTGGCCAAGACCGCGGCCGACCGCAAGAACGTCAAGCAG AACCAGGCCTTCGAGTACGAGTTTGGAGCCATGTATGCGTGGATGCTGTGTGTCTTCACCGTCATCATGGCCTACAGCATCACCTGCCCCATCATTGTGCCGTTCG GCCTCATCTACATCCTGCTCAAGCACATGGTCGACCGGCACAACCTCTACTTCGCCTACCTCCCAGCCAAGCTGGAGAAGAGGATCCACTTCGCGGCTGTGAACCAGGCCTTGGCCGCTCCCATCCTGTGCCTCTTCTGGCTCTACTTCTTCTCCTTCCTGCGCCTGG GTCTGAAGGCTCCCCTCACGCTGTTCACCTTCCTGGTGCTGCTGCTCACTATCCTGGTCTGCCTGGCCTACACCTGCTTTGGATGCTTCAGGCACCTCAGCCCTCTGAGCTACAAG ACAGAAGAATCGGCAAATGACGAGGGAAGTGAGGCAAGGGCCCACGCGCCTCCACCGTTCACA CCCTACGTGCCCCGGATTCTGAACAGCTTGTCCTCGGAGAAAACAGCCCTGTCCCCGCAGCAGCAGCAGACCTACGGCACCATCCACAACATCAGTGGGACTGTCCCGGGGGAATGCCTGGAGCAGAGCCCTGCAGACAGCGTGGTGGCCACCTACCAGGAGGCCTGA
- the TMEM63A gene encoding CSC1-like protein 1 isoform X3 codes for MTDSPFLELRQARTVAVRERLAIGDQTNDSYCYNSAKNSTVLQGVTFGGIPTVLFMDVSCFLFLILVFSIIRRRFWDYGRIALVSEADSGSRFRRLSSSSSGQQDFESELGCCPWLTAIFRLHDDQILEWCGEDAIHYLSFQRHIIFLLVVVSFLSLCVILPVNLSGDLLDKDPYSFGRTTIANLQTEWCHLPPRPSNNLLWLHTVFAVLYLILTVGFMRHHTQSIKYKEENLVRRTLFITGLPREARKETVESHFRDAYPTCEVVEVQLCYNVAKLIYLCKERKKTEKSLSYYTNLQVKTGQRTLINPKPCGQFCCCEVQGCEWEDAVSYYTRMKDQLMERIAEEQCRVQDQPLGMAFITFQEKSMATYRELCISKWTVTFAAYPEDICWKNLSIQGLRWWFQWLGINFTLSLGLFFLTTPSIILSTMDKFNVTRPIHALNDPIISQFFPTLLLWSFSALLPTIVYYSTLLESHWTKSGENRIMMTKVYIFLIFMVLILPSLGLTSLDFFFRWLFDKTFSEASVRLECVFLPDQGAFFVNYVIASAFIGSGMELLRLPGLILYTFRMVVAKTAADRKNVKQNQAFEYEFGAMYAWMLCVFTVIMAYSITCPIIVPFGLIYILLKHMVDRHNLYFAYLPAKLEKRIHFAAVNQALAAPILCLFWLYFFSFLRLGLKAPLTLFTFLVLLLTILVCLAYTCFGCFRHLSPLSYKTEESANDEGSEARAHAPPPFTPYVPRILNSLSSEKTALSPQQQQTYGTIHNISGTVPGECLEQSPADSVVATYQEA; via the exons tttttaatattggTATTTTCCATCATAAGAAGAAGATTCTGGGATTATGGCCGCATTGCCCTGGTGTCAGAAGCAGACAG TGGGTCCAGATTCCGGAGACTGTCGTCATCCTCCTCAGGGCAGCAGGACTTTGAAAGCGAGCTG GGATGCTGCCCCTGGCTGACTGCAATCTTCCGCCTGCA TGATGACCAGATCCTGGAGTGGTGTGGGGAGGACGCCATCCACTACCTGTCCTTCCAGAGACACATCATCTTCCTGCTGGTGGTGGTCAGCTTCTTGTCGCTGTGCGTCATCCTGCCCGTCAACCTCTCGGGGGACTTGCTGG ACAAAGACCCTTACAGCTTTGGGAGGACGACAATCGCAAACCTACAGACTGA GTGGTGTCAtcttcccccccgccccagcaacAACCTCCTTTGGCTGCACACCGTCTTCGCTGTCCTTTACCTCATCCTCACCGTGGGCTTCATGCGGCACCACACCCAGTCCATCAAGTACAAAGAGGAGAACCTG GTGAGGCGGACCCTGTTCATCACAGGACTCCCCAGAGAAGCCAGGAAGGAGACTGTGGAGAGCCACTTCCG GGACGCATATCCCACGTGTGAAGTGGTGGAGGTCCAGCTGTGCTACAACGTGGCCAAGCTGATTTACCTGTGCAAGGAGAG aaaaaagactgagaagaGCCTGAGCTATTACACAAACCTGCAGGTGAAGACAGGCCAGCGGACCCTCATCAACCCCAAGCCCTGCGGCCAGTTCTGCTGCTGTGAAGTGCAGGGGTGTGAGTGG GAAGATGCTGTCTCCTACTACACGCGCATGAAGGACCAGCTGATGGAGAGAATTGCAGAGGAGCAATGCAGGGTCCAGGACCAGCCCCTGGGAATGGCCTTCATCACCTTCCAGGAGAAGTCCATGGCCACCTA CAGAGAGCTCTGCATCTCCAAGTGGACGGTCACCTTCGCCGCTTACCCGGAGGACATCTGCTG GAAGAACCTCTCTATCCAGGGCCTCCGCTGGTGGTTCCAATGGCTGGGCATCAACTTCACTCTCTCCTTGGGGCTGTTTTTCCTGACCACACCCTCCATCATCCTGTCCACCATGGACAAGTTCAATGTCACCAGACCCATCCACGCGCTGAAT GACCCCATCATCAGCCAGTTCTTCCCAACCCTCCTCCTGTGGTCCTTCTCGGCCCTGCTCCCCACCATCGTTTACTACTCTACGCTGCTGGAGTCTCACTGGACCAA GTCAGGAGAAAACCGGATCATGATGACCAAGGTCTACATATTCTTGATCTTCATGGTGCTGATTctgccctccctgggcctcaccaG tttggaTTTTTTCTTCCGGTGGCTCTTTGATAAAACTTTCTCAGAGGCCTCTGTCAGGTTGGA GTGCGTCTTCCTGCCCGACCAGGGTGCCTTCTTTGTGAACTATGTCATCGCTTCGGCCTTCATTGGCAGCGGCATGGAGCTGCTGCGGCTGCCCGGCCTCATCCTCTACACCTTCCGCATGGTCGTGGCCAAGACCGCGGCCGACCGCAAGAACGTCAAGCAG AACCAGGCCTTCGAGTACGAGTTTGGAGCCATGTATGCGTGGATGCTGTGTGTCTTCACCGTCATCATGGCCTACAGCATCACCTGCCCCATCATTGTGCCGTTCG GCCTCATCTACATCCTGCTCAAGCACATGGTCGACCGGCACAACCTCTACTTCGCCTACCTCCCAGCCAAGCTGGAGAAGAGGATCCACTTCGCGGCTGTGAACCAGGCCTTGGCCGCTCCCATCCTGTGCCTCTTCTGGCTCTACTTCTTCTCCTTCCTGCGCCTGG GTCTGAAGGCTCCCCTCACGCTGTTCACCTTCCTGGTGCTGCTGCTCACTATCCTGGTCTGCCTGGCCTACACCTGCTTTGGATGCTTCAGGCACCTCAGCCCTCTGAGCTACAAG ACAGAAGAATCGGCAAATGACGAGGGAAGTGAGGCAAGGGCCCACGCGCCTCCACCGTTCACA CCCTACGTGCCCCGGATTCTGAACAGCTTGTCCTCGGAGAAAACAGCCCTGTCCCCGCAGCAGCAGCAGACCTACGGCACCATCCACAACATCAGTGGGACTGTCCCGGGGGAATGCCTGGAGCAGAGCCCTGCAGACAGCGTGGTGGCCACCTACCAGGAGGCCTGA